ATCGCCGCTGAGGTAACGATTTCCGAATGGGTGGACGACTGGGAGATGTTCCGGGTGGATGCCTCGCTATCGAACGAGGGGGTCGCGGAAGCAGTGCAAAACCTGCGCGACGCGAACACCTTGCTGGTCGGTACCCAAGGGCGCGGAAAACCGCATGTGATCGACACATTCCTGCTGGATGGCTTTACGGCCACCTGGCTGAAAGCTGGCGAATGGTGTGGGTTTGATCCCGAGAAACGTTTTCGAACGCTGTGACGCCGGGGGCACACCAGGTCCGGACCGGCAGTTCTGAGGCCTGAGAGGAGCCAAGAGGCCCCCGCGCAGTCGGTAGGGCGATCTCTGGACAGGCAAGAGCCGACAGGCGTTTCAACCCTACCCGTCCGTCAAGCCCAGCCTGTCGCCAATTCGGGCTTGGGCGCACGGGTGCGTGACACGACCTTGCCGCGCGAGATCACTGCCAGGCGGGTCGCCCGTGTGCGGATCGCCTCGACCGGGCTCTGCGCATCCAGCAACACAAGGCTCGCCACTTTGCCCGCCTCGATCCCCCAGTCAAGACCGAGGATGCCGGCGCTGCTTTGCGTCACCAACCCGAAACACCGCGCCATCTGCGCCGGAGAGGTCATCTGCGCAACGTGCAACCCCATGAAGGCAACATCCAGCATGTCCGCCGTGCCAAGGGGATACCAGGGGTCCATCATGCAGTCCTGCCCAAAGCCGACGCGGATACCCTGTTCCAGCATCTCGGGCACACGGGTCATGCCGCGCCGCTTGGGATAGCTTTCCATACGGCCCTGCAACGTGATGTTGATCAGTGGATTGGGGATTGCGGAAACCCCTGCTTCCGCGATCAGCGGCAGCAGTTTCGCGACATAGTAATTGTCCATCGAATGCATCGAGGTCAGATGCGACCCCGCAACCCGCCCCTGCAGACCGCAGCGCAGGGTTTCGGCGGCAAGCGTTTCGATATGGCGCGACATCGGATCATCGCTTTCATCACAATGCAGATCGACCATCAGCCCCCGGTCGGCTGCCAGTTCGCAGGCGGCCCGGACCGATGCGGCGCCATCGGTCATGGTGCGTTCGAAATGCGGGATCCCGCCGACCACATCAACGCCCATGTCGAGCGCGCGGATCAGGTTCTCTTCTGCCCCCGGACTGCGGTACCAGCCGTCCTGTGGGAAGGCGACCAGTTGCAAGTCTATGACATCCTTCACCTTCTCCCGCACCTCCAGCAACCCTTCAACCCCGGCCAGGCGCGGATCGGTCACATCCACATGGCTGCGGATCGCCAGGATCCCCTTGCTGACGGCGATGTTGCAATATTCCAGCGCCCGCGCGACCACCTCGTCCGGTGTCAGCACC
The Pseudooceanicola algae genome window above contains:
- a CDS encoding amidohydrolase family protein; the encoded protein is MAVDLLIQGGTLPDGRVVDIAIAGEKIVEVAPKITAEAGEVIEAGGRLVSLPFVDPHFHMDATLSYGTPRINKSGTLLEGIGLWGELRAVLTPDEVVARALEYCNIAVSKGILAIRSHVDVTDPRLAGVEGLLEVREKVKDVIDLQLVAFPQDGWYRSPGAEENLIRALDMGVDVVGGIPHFERTMTDGAASVRAACELAADRGLMVDLHCDESDDPMSRHIETLAAETLRCGLQGRVAGSHLTSMHSMDNYYVAKLLPLIAEAGVSAIPNPLINITLQGRMESYPKRRGMTRVPEMLEQGIRVGFGQDCMMDPWYPLGTADMLDVAFMGLHVAQMTSPAQMARCFGLVTQSSAGILGLDWGIEAGKVASLVLLDAQSPVEAIRTRATRLAVISRGKVVSRTRAPKPELATGWA